The following proteins are co-located in the Parafannyhessea umbonata genome:
- the tilS gene encoding tRNA lysidine(34) synthetase TilS, with amino-acid sequence MSRRFARTDQRFLRPSSKRDDSLRAPVVLMVSGGADSTALLLLAATSELDIDDGRGTARIARERLHVLHVNHGLRGLDAQEDEEFVRELSARFGIPCTVRRVDVAGLASEEGLGQQAGSNVENVGREVRYREATELANRLCREVDVPRSAARILTAHTADDRAETFLMNAIRGSGPSGLSSIPRRRNRIVRPLLDRTHEELCDLLRMRGIVWREDRTNADTRYLRAFVRHEVMPLLRERNPRLTSGMSASCDILSDEDAYMNQVASRTYRELMRRSSPTMVALDGARLAACEVAIARRVVRKAMLAVCPDARLEARHINRVLSLVAAGSGSASTPMGCDARMEYGLLFVRAQGEKSGPLALWLDVPGSVSLPDGRRLSARLAQVPAGSSPEAVARAHAVEWDGQSVLLDAEACGLDLAQGGRLWVDAAAPGDVMCPLGMHGQSKKLSDLLNEAKVPAADRPQVPVVRTSPTGAVVWVAGIRPDERVRTLPRTRLLLELGIGRD; translated from the coding sequence GTGAGCAGAAGGTTCGCACGTACCGACCAGCGGTTCCTAAGGCCGTCGTCCAAGCGCGACGACAGCCTGCGCGCGCCGGTCGTGCTCATGGTCTCGGGCGGGGCGGACTCCACGGCGCTGCTGCTGCTTGCGGCGACGTCGGAGCTCGACATCGACGACGGCCGCGGCACGGCGCGCATCGCGCGCGAGCGCCTGCACGTGCTGCACGTCAACCACGGGCTGCGCGGGCTCGACGCGCAGGAGGACGAGGAGTTCGTGCGCGAGCTCTCCGCGCGCTTCGGCATCCCGTGCACCGTGCGGCGCGTGGACGTGGCCGGGCTCGCGAGCGAGGAGGGGCTAGGCCAGCAGGCGGGCTCCAACGTGGAGAACGTCGGCCGCGAGGTGCGCTACCGCGAGGCGACGGAGCTCGCCAACCGCCTGTGCCGCGAGGTCGACGTGCCGCGATCCGCCGCGCGGATCCTCACGGCCCACACGGCCGACGACCGCGCGGAGACCTTCCTCATGAACGCGATCCGCGGCAGTGGGCCCTCGGGCCTCTCGTCCATACCGCGGCGGCGCAACCGCATCGTGCGGCCGCTGCTGGACCGCACGCACGAGGAGCTGTGCGACCTCCTCCGCATGCGCGGCATCGTGTGGCGCGAGGACCGCACGAACGCGGACACCCGCTACCTGCGTGCCTTCGTGCGCCACGAGGTCATGCCGCTCCTGCGCGAGCGCAACCCGCGCCTGACGTCGGGCATGTCCGCCTCGTGCGACATCCTCTCGGACGAGGACGCTTACATGAACCAGGTCGCGTCGCGCACGTACCGCGAGCTCATGCGCCGCAGCTCGCCCACCATGGTCGCGCTCGACGGCGCGCGCCTGGCCGCGTGCGAGGTCGCCATCGCGCGGCGCGTCGTGCGAAAGGCCATGCTCGCCGTCTGTCCGGACGCCCGGCTCGAGGCGCGCCACATCAACCGCGTGCTGTCGCTCGTCGCGGCGGGAAGCGGGTCGGCGTCCACGCCCATGGGCTGCGATGCCCGCATGGAGTACGGCCTCTTGTTCGTGCGCGCGCAGGGCGAGAAGAGCGGCCCCCTCGCCCTGTGGCTCGACGTGCCCGGAAGCGTGTCGCTGCCCGACGGGCGGCGGCTTTCCGCCCGTCTCGCGCAGGTGCCGGCGGGGTCCTCGCCGGAGGCCGTCGCTCGGGCCCACGCCGTGGAGTGGGACGGCCAGTCCGTCCTTCTCGACGCGGAGGCCTGCGGGCTCGACCTCGCGCAGGGCGGGCGCCTGTGGGTGGACGCGGCCGCGCCCGGCGACGTCATGTGCCCGCTCGGCATGCACGGCCAGAGCAAGAAGCTCTCGGACCTCCTGAACGAGGCCAAGGTCCCGGCGGCGGACCGCCCGCAGGTGCCCGTGGTGCGCACGTCTCCCACGGGGGCGGTGGTGTGGGTCGCGGGGATACGGCCGGACGAGCGAGTTCGAACGCTTCCGCGCACAAGGCTGCTGCTAGAATTGGGCATTGGTAGGGACTGA
- a CDS encoding ArsR/SmtB family transcription factor: protein MTDDQLRTIFKALADARRLAIVRTLERDGEVCACNLLDGLDISQPTLSHHMKVLCDSGLVRCRKDSRWCHYSVDAAIAREVSTAFGLLADAADSAGDGASVSNGPCADGCADACKRDAPCDCGCGGN, encoded by the coding sequence ATGACAGACGACCAGCTGAGGACGATCTTCAAGGCGCTCGCGGACGCGCGGCGCCTCGCGATCGTGCGCACGCTCGAGCGCGACGGAGAGGTGTGCGCCTGCAACCTGCTGGACGGTCTGGACATCAGCCAACCCACGCTGTCGCACCACATGAAGGTCCTGTGCGACAGCGGCCTCGTGCGATGCCGCAAGGACAGCCGCTGGTGCCACTACTCCGTGGACGCCGCAATCGCGCGCGAGGTGTCCACGGCCTTTGGCCTGCTTGCGGACGCCGCGGACAGCGCGGGTGACGGCGCCTCCGTCTCCAACGGCCCGTGCGCGGACGGCTGTGCCGATGCGTGCAAACGCGACGCCCCGTGCGACTGTGGCTGCGGCGGCAACTAG
- a CDS encoding low molecular weight phosphatase family protein yields the protein MRPAKAIDLATGPAPDGAANGPTVAFVCTHNACRSQMAEALARRLLPRGTKIFSAGTEPASHVDEGALAELARRGVGTSGLHPKPLSQLPRVDWLVTMGCGVSCPNLPCAHREDWGLQDPMGGSPRAYQDCADAIVWHLRELGEKIARA from the coding sequence ATGCGCCCTGCCAAAGCGATCGACCTCGCCACGGGCCCCGCGCCGGACGGCGCCGCGAACGGCCCCACCGTCGCCTTCGTGTGCACGCACAACGCGTGCCGCAGCCAGATGGCAGAGGCGCTCGCGAGGCGGCTGCTGCCCCGTGGCACAAAGATCTTTTCCGCGGGAACGGAACCCGCCAGCCACGTGGACGAGGGCGCCCTCGCGGAGCTCGCGCGCCGTGGCGTCGGCACGAGCGGCCTGCACCCCAAGCCGCTTTCCCAGCTGCCGCGCGTGGACTGGCTTGTTACCATGGGCTGTGGCGTGTCTTGCCCCAACCTGCCGTGCGCGCACCGAGAGGACTGGGGGCTGCAGGACCCCATGGGCGGCTCGCCTCGCGCCTACCAGGACTGCGCCGACGCCATCGTCTGGCACCTGCGCGAGCTGGGCGAGAAGATCGCGCGCGCCTAG
- a CDS encoding D-isomer specific 2-hydroxyacid dehydrogenase family protein — protein sequence MRLFAYALREYDELGYMKEAASQLGFEFDWTSEYPTLENAHLAAGHDALCIITNPMPAELLDAFWAQGVRYLSTRTIGYEHIDVAHARKLGMRVSNAPYPPEGVANYAIMLLLMAQRKVKLLARHSIAQDFGLHGKLGKDISTSTVGVIGTGRIGSTVVRHLSGFGCKILAYDPYPNKEVAKYATYVDLDTLLAQADAIALHAPGLAENYHMLDSAAFAKMKDGVVLVNAARGMLVDTEALVAAVESGKVGAAALDTIENEADLYYRDLSRDVLPNRDRSVLMAFPNVIVSPHMAFYTAEDVRAMIFNSASALLAFSRGEDTPFEVRA from the coding sequence ATGAGGCTTTTTGCCTATGCGCTGCGCGAATACGACGAGCTTGGTTACATGAAGGAAGCTGCAAGCCAGCTTGGCTTCGAGTTCGACTGGACGAGCGAGTATCCCACGCTTGAAAACGCCCACCTTGCCGCGGGGCACGACGCGCTCTGCATCATCACCAACCCCATGCCGGCGGAGCTGCTCGACGCGTTCTGGGCGCAGGGCGTGCGCTACCTCTCCACGCGCACCATAGGCTACGAGCACATCGACGTGGCCCACGCGCGCAAGCTGGGCATGCGCGTCTCCAACGCGCCGTATCCGCCCGAGGGCGTGGCCAACTACGCCATCATGCTGCTGCTCATGGCGCAGCGCAAGGTCAAGCTGCTGGCACGCCACTCGATCGCGCAGGACTTTGGCCTGCACGGCAAGCTGGGCAAGGATATCTCCACCTCCACGGTGGGCGTCATCGGCACGGGGCGCATTGGCTCCACCGTGGTGCGCCACCTTTCCGGCTTTGGTTGCAAGATTCTTGCGTACGACCCGTACCCCAACAAGGAGGTCGCAAAGTACGCAACCTACGTGGACCTGGACACGCTGCTTGCGCAGGCAGACGCAATAGCCCTGCACGCGCCCGGTCTGGCCGAGAACTACCACATGCTCGACTCGGCGGCGTTTGCCAAGATGAAGGACGGCGTGGTGCTGGTAAACGCCGCACGTGGCATGCTGGTGGACACGGAGGCGCTGGTTGCGGCCGTCGAGTCCGGCAAGGTGGGCGCGGCCGCGCTCGACACCATAGAGAACGAGGCCGACCTCTATTACCGCGACCTCAGCCGGGACGTCCTGCCCAACCGAGACCGCAGCGTGCTGATGGCGTTCCCCAACGTGATCGTGTCCCCGCACATGGCGTTCTACACCGCGGAGGACGTCCGCGCGATGATCTTCAACTCCGCCTCCGCGCTGCTGGCGTTCAGCCGCGGGGAGGACACGCCCTTCGAGGTCCGCGCGTAG
- the hpt gene encoding hypoxanthine phosphoribosyltransferase, protein MAELHPDIESVILSEDDIKQIVGRLGQEVSRDYEGKNPLVVAVLRGAFVFTADLLRQITVPCAVDFMAVSSYGAGVKSSGVVKILKDLDTEIQGRDILIAEDILDSGLTLSYLVDLLRGRGAKSIKICAFAVKDIPGHTAAITPDYVGAHVPNEFIVGYGLDYAERYRNLPYVGILKPEVYSK, encoded by the coding sequence ATGGCAGAGCTGCATCCGGACATCGAGAGCGTCATCCTGAGCGAGGACGACATCAAGCAGATCGTGGGCCGTCTGGGCCAGGAGGTCAGTCGCGACTACGAGGGCAAGAACCCGCTGGTAGTCGCCGTGCTCCGCGGCGCGTTCGTCTTCACGGCGGACCTGCTGCGCCAGATCACCGTGCCGTGCGCCGTCGACTTCATGGCCGTGTCCAGCTACGGCGCGGGCGTGAAGAGCTCGGGCGTCGTGAAGATCCTGAAGGACCTCGACACAGAGATCCAGGGCCGCGACATCCTGATCGCGGAGGACATCCTCGACTCTGGCCTCACGCTCAGCTACCTGGTCGACCTGCTCCGCGGCCGCGGCGCCAAGTCCATCAAGATCTGCGCGTTCGCCGTGAAGGACATCCCCGGTCACACGGCGGCCATCACGCCCGACTACGTGGGCGCGCACGTCCCGAACGAGTTCATCGTGGGCTATGGCCTCGACTACGCCGAGCGCTATCGCAACCTGCCCTACGTGGGCATCCTGAAGCCCGAGGTCTACAGCAAGTAG
- a CDS encoding MATE family efflux transporter: protein MEKTHEAGEPEQAGATGGLSGTAARKYRQMTESPIPRLVLSLAWPSIVSNLVTTVYNLADTFFIGQISTSAEGAIGVAFVVMTLIQAVGFYFGQGTGNAMSRYLGMRNQRMADTMASVGVTASFGCGVAIAVLGHVFLAPLCVLAGSTPTILPYSRTYIGLILVGAPWMCAALTLNQQLRFEGESAYAMVAFVSGAVLNFGLAPLLIFVAGLGIAGAGLATIICQFLSFCLLLAGMQRSHVAHLSLGALAWGRDLAREVNNGGLPSLARQLVGGFAITVLNNAARPFGDAAIAAIAIVQRIVSFGNYIQIGIGQGFQPVCGYNYGAGRYERVREGMRFAHRVAFGIVAMVCTLTFAFAPEIVTVFRNDPEVIKIATVTLRFQSVTLALTGVAMITNFALQTTGRMWRATFLGLCRLGLALAPSVAIMSRLFGLAGVEAAQSVADVITVSVAIPMTIGLGRELRDREAKAEKDGAARA from the coding sequence GTGGAGAAGACGCACGAGGCCGGGGAGCCGGAGCAAGCCGGCGCGACGGGAGGTCTGAGCGGCACGGCCGCGCGGAAGTATCGCCAGATGACGGAGAGTCCCATTCCGAGGCTGGTTCTTTCGCTTGCCTGGCCTTCCATCGTGTCGAACCTGGTGACCACGGTCTACAACCTGGCGGACACGTTCTTCATTGGGCAGATATCTACCTCGGCGGAGGGCGCGATCGGCGTGGCGTTTGTGGTGATGACGCTGATCCAGGCCGTCGGGTTCTACTTTGGGCAGGGGACGGGCAACGCGATGTCGCGCTACCTTGGGATGCGCAACCAGCGCATGGCGGACACGATGGCGTCCGTGGGCGTGACCGCGTCCTTTGGGTGCGGCGTGGCGATCGCCGTGCTGGGGCACGTGTTCTTGGCTCCGCTGTGCGTGCTGGCGGGGTCGACGCCCACGATTCTGCCGTACTCCCGGACGTACATCGGCCTGATTCTGGTTGGCGCGCCGTGGATGTGCGCTGCGCTGACGCTTAACCAGCAGCTGCGCTTTGAGGGCGAATCCGCGTACGCAATGGTGGCGTTTGTCTCTGGCGCGGTGCTGAACTTTGGGCTGGCGCCGCTTCTGATATTTGTGGCGGGCCTGGGGATCGCCGGCGCGGGCCTGGCGACGATCATCTGCCAGTTCTTGAGCTTCTGTCTGCTTCTGGCCGGCATGCAGAGGAGCCACGTGGCACACCTATCGCTTGGGGCGCTGGCGTGGGGGCGCGACCTTGCGCGCGAGGTGAACAACGGCGGCCTGCCGTCCCTGGCCCGGCAGCTGGTGGGCGGCTTCGCGATTACGGTGCTGAACAACGCCGCGCGCCCGTTTGGAGACGCGGCCATTGCGGCCATCGCCATAGTGCAGCGCATCGTGAGCTTTGGCAACTACATCCAGATCGGCATTGGGCAGGGGTTCCAGCCCGTGTGCGGCTACAACTACGGCGCGGGGCGCTACGAGCGCGTGCGCGAGGGGATGCGCTTTGCGCACCGCGTGGCGTTTGGGATCGTCGCTATGGTGTGCACGCTGACGTTCGCGTTTGCGCCTGAGATCGTGACCGTGTTCAGAAACGACCCCGAGGTCATAAAGATCGCAACCGTGACGCTGAGGTTCCAGAGCGTGACGCTTGCGCTGACCGGCGTGGCGATGATCACGAACTTTGCCCTGCAGACGACGGGCCGCATGTGGCGGGCCACGTTTTTGGGGTTGTGCAGGCTGGGACTTGCGCTTGCGCCTTCCGTCGCGATCATGTCGCGCCTGTTTGGGCTTGCGGGCGTGGAGGCCGCGCAGTCCGTGGCAGACGTCATCACGGTGAGCGTCGCCATCCCGATGACGATCGGGCTTGGCCGCGAGCTGCGCGATCGCGAGGCCAAGGCCGAGAAGGACGGCGCTGCCCGGGCGTAA
- a CDS encoding MBL fold metallo-hydrolase — MTPKMHLYVLASGSKGNAAVVEGPQGSVLVDCGISRRELMRRADACGCDLDRVTHVLVTHEHSDHTRGLPVLSNHFDGELLATAGTAGGAKPLVSLPFTLVTHSETLRLAGMVVTTFPTSHDVADPFGLRFSVLDADGQIEDSIGWCTDTGYLTAEALGQLRGVRILGLESNHDVQMLAHGPYPAWLRARVGGDAGHLSNDQAADALPLLVTQDTETVVALHLSQKNNRPATCVRTLAQAMGATVRRDSDGAPEARTPDGLLTICVASQDEPLAIW, encoded by the coding sequence ATGACGCCCAAGATGCACCTGTACGTACTGGCCAGCGGATCCAAGGGAAACGCCGCCGTGGTCGAGGGCCCGCAAGGCAGCGTCCTTGTCGACTGCGGCATCTCGCGCCGCGAGCTCATGCGCCGCGCGGACGCCTGCGGCTGCGACCTCGACCGCGTCACGCACGTCCTCGTCACGCACGAGCACTCCGACCACACGCGCGGCCTCCCGGTGCTCAGCAACCACTTCGACGGCGAGCTCCTCGCAACGGCCGGCACCGCCGGCGGCGCAAAGCCCCTGGTCAGCCTCCCGTTCACGCTCGTCACGCACAGCGAGACGCTGCGGCTCGCCGGCATGGTCGTCACGACGTTTCCCACCTCGCACGACGTGGCCGACCCGTTTGGCCTGCGCTTCTCCGTGCTCGACGCAGACGGCCAGATAGAGGATTCCATCGGCTGGTGCACGGACACCGGCTACCTCACGGCAGAGGCCCTCGGCCAGCTGCGTGGCGTCCGCATCCTCGGGCTCGAGAGCAACCACGACGTCCAGATGCTCGCCCACGGCCCGTACCCCGCGTGGCTGCGGGCGCGCGTCGGCGGCGACGCCGGCCACCTCTCCAACGACCAGGCCGCGGACGCCCTGCCGCTGCTCGTGACCCAGGACACGGAGACCGTCGTGGCCCTCCACCTCTCGCAGAAGAACAACCGCCCCGCCACGTGCGTCCGCACGCTCGCGCAGGCCATGGGTGCCACGGTCCGGCGCGACTCAGACGGCGCGCCGGAGGCCCGCACGCCCGACGGCCTGCTCACCATCTGCGTCGCCAGCCAGGACGAGCCCCTCGCCATCTGGTAG
- a CDS encoding radical SAM protein, whose protein sequence is MATFLNDSPVFGPVRSRRLGVSLGVNLMPSTGKICTFDCIYCENGFNSQRRTRDGYATLEDVASGLRASLELMAADDDLPDVITFAGNGEPTASPIFPKAVDAAIALRNELAPQAKIAVLSNGTFADRPAVRDALLKVDDNILKLDAHADALARAIDRPNVPYSVEHQVQAYAAYDGHVIVQTIFLEGTFEGHDVSNTSYDQVTEWLEDIKRIAPQYATIYTIARDTPAPDLRKASRETMDAIADRVRAAGIRCQVSY, encoded by the coding sequence ATGGCCACGTTCCTCAATGACAGTCCCGTCTTCGGGCCGGTCCGCAGCAGGCGCCTCGGGGTCTCCCTCGGCGTGAACCTCATGCCCTCGACGGGCAAGATCTGCACGTTCGACTGCATCTACTGCGAAAACGGCTTCAACTCCCAGCGGCGCACGCGCGACGGCTATGCCACGCTCGAGGACGTCGCCTCGGGGCTGCGCGCCTCGCTCGAGCTCATGGCCGCAGACGATGACTTGCCAGACGTCATCACCTTCGCCGGCAACGGCGAGCCCACGGCAAGCCCCATCTTCCCCAAGGCAGTCGACGCCGCGATCGCGCTGCGCAACGAGCTCGCCCCACAGGCCAAGATCGCCGTGCTCTCAAACGGCACGTTCGCGGACAGGCCCGCCGTCCGCGACGCCCTGCTCAAGGTGGACGACAACATACTCAAGCTCGACGCCCACGCGGACGCCCTCGCGCGCGCGATTGACCGGCCAAACGTCCCCTATTCCGTGGAGCACCAGGTCCAGGCCTACGCCGCCTACGACGGCCACGTCATCGTCCAGACCATCTTCCTCGAGGGCACGTTCGAGGGCCACGACGTCTCCAACACCTCGTACGACCAGGTGACGGAGTGGCTGGAAGACATCAAGCGCATCGCGCCGCAGTACGCCACCATCTACACCATCGCGCGCGACACCCCCGCGCCAGACCTCCGCAAGGCCAGCCGCGAGACCATGGACGCCATCGCGGACCGCGTCCGCGCCGCCGGCATCCGCTGCCAGGTCTCCTACTAG
- a CDS encoding AAA family ATPase, translating into MRRGFEQTIEGWWQSQDPRPLLIRGARRTGKTYAAEEVGRRLAGDGFVKLDFQTDLDLIAPLFGGPTSDVDAIMSRVADYKRVRLSKETAFVLFDEVQLCEHALNSLRFFSGSGWRICGTGSQLGVATRRRHLPFPSGVRQETMHPMTFEEFLWAVGEEQMADAIRSHALSLEPYPAHQEALRPVSPLPGCRRHARRRGRVRRALAKRQSNLALLAA; encoded by the coding sequence ATGCGCAGAGGGTTCGAGCAAACAATCGAAGGCTGGTGGCAGAGTCAAGATCCTAGGCCGCTCCTCATCAGAGGTGCAAGGCGCACCGGCAAGACGTACGCCGCAGAGGAGGTCGGACGCCGCCTTGCCGGCGACGGGTTCGTCAAGCTCGACTTCCAGACCGACCTCGACCTGATCGCGCCCCTGTTCGGCGGCCCCACAAGCGACGTCGACGCAATAATGTCCCGCGTGGCAGACTACAAGCGCGTCAGACTGTCCAAGGAGACCGCGTTCGTCCTGTTCGACGAGGTCCAGCTGTGCGAGCACGCGCTCAACTCGCTCCGGTTCTTCTCGGGCTCCGGCTGGCGCATCTGCGGCACGGGAAGCCAACTGGGCGTCGCCACCAGAAGGCGCCACCTCCCGTTTCCCAGCGGGGTCCGACAAGAGACCATGCATCCCATGACCTTTGAGGAGTTCCTCTGGGCCGTGGGAGAAGAGCAGATGGCAGACGCGATACGCTCCCACGCCCTCAGCCTCGAGCCGTACCCCGCCCACCAGGAGGCGCTGCGGCCCGTTTCGCCTTTACCAGGTTGTCGGCGGCATGCCCGCCGCCGTGGCCGCGTACGCCGCGCGCTGGCAAAAAGGCAATCGAACCTCGCACTACTTGCTGCCTAA
- a CDS encoding pyridoxal phosphate-dependent aminotransferase yields MAINQKSYDYGAAKSSIREIAAYGAARKAQIGAQNVFDFSLGNPSVPAPDAVRASIVRNAALPASQLHGYTPAAGLPAARQAVADSLNRRFQTSYEPGDLYLTCGAAAAISITLHAIVNPGDEVIVIAPYFPEYRVWIETAGATCVEVMADATTFQVDTAAVDAAITPNTKAVIIDSPNNPVGAVYTRRTLLSLASVLSGRSDELGHPIYLVSDEPYREITYGAEVPWVPAIYDRTIVCYSYSKSLSLPGERIGWTLVPNTNPDHDELVLAVAGAGRKLGFVCAPALFQRVLIDCVDEPTNVEAYARNREALAGGLRRLGYTCIEPEGAFYLWVKSLEPDAEAFFRRARDLELLPVPSNSFGCEGWVRLGYCVSYETIVGSMPAWQKLAESYR; encoded by the coding sequence ATGGCCATCAACCAGAAGAGCTACGACTACGGCGCGGCGAAGTCCTCCATCCGCGAGATCGCGGCGTACGGCGCGGCGCGCAAGGCCCAGATCGGCGCGCAGAACGTGTTCGACTTCAGCCTGGGCAACCCGTCCGTCCCCGCGCCGGACGCGGTGCGCGCCTCCATCGTCAGGAACGCGGCGCTCCCGGCGTCGCAGCTGCACGGCTACACGCCGGCCGCCGGCCTGCCCGCGGCGCGCCAGGCGGTCGCGGACTCGCTCAACCGCAGGTTCCAGACATCGTACGAGCCGGGCGACCTGTACCTTACCTGTGGCGCGGCCGCGGCCATCAGCATCACGCTGCACGCGATCGTGAACCCCGGCGACGAGGTCATCGTGATAGCGCCGTACTTCCCGGAGTACCGCGTCTGGATCGAGACCGCGGGTGCCACGTGCGTGGAGGTCATGGCGGACGCCACCACGTTCCAGGTTGACACGGCCGCGGTGGACGCGGCGATCACGCCCAACACCAAGGCCGTCATCATCGACTCGCCCAACAACCCCGTGGGCGCCGTCTACACCAGACGTACGCTCCTCTCGCTCGCGTCGGTCCTCTCCGGCCGCAGCGATGAGCTGGGACATCCCATCTACCTGGTGTCCGACGAGCCGTACCGCGAGATCACCTACGGCGCGGAGGTTCCGTGGGTGCCCGCGATCTATGACCGCACCATCGTGTGCTACTCGTACTCCAAGTCGCTCAGCCTGCCGGGCGAGCGCATCGGCTGGACGCTGGTGCCGAACACCAACCCCGACCACGACGAGCTGGTGCTTGCCGTCGCGGGCGCGGGCCGCAAGCTCGGCTTCGTGTGCGCGCCGGCGCTGTTCCAGCGCGTGCTGATAGACTGCGTCGACGAGCCCACCAACGTGGAGGCGTACGCGCGCAACCGCGAGGCGCTCGCAGGCGGCCTGCGCAGGCTCGGCTACACCTGCATCGAGCCGGAGGGTGCGTTCTACCTGTGGGTCAAGTCGCTGGAGCCCGACGCGGAGGCGTTCTTCAGGCGCGCCCGCGACCTGGAGCTCCTGCCCGTGCCGTCAAACAGCTTCGGCTGCGAGGGCTGGGTGCGCCTGGGCTACTGCGTCTCGTACGAGACCATCGTGGGCTCCATGCCCGCGTGGCAGAAGCTCGCCGAGTCGTACCGCTAG
- a CDS encoding iron-containing alcohol dehydrogenase gives MGRFTNPRDLYFGEGSRHEVKNLKGKKAVIVSGGHSMRRGGFLQDIQKDLEDAGFEVKLFEGVESDPSVETVMKGAAFMQEFGPDWIIAIGGGSPIDAAKAMWIKYEYPECTFEDMCKVFGIPELRHKAHFCAISSTSGTATEVTAFSIITDYHKGIKYPIADFEITPDVAIVDPELTYSMPAKLCAHTGMDALTHCLEAYVSTAASMFTDADALHGIREIHHWLPISYTGDKEARQHMHEAQCLAGIAFSSGLLGIVHSMAHKTGAAFENGHIIHGCANAMYLGKAIQWNSKDSRAKERYAYVAKEILHLPGETDDQLVDSLVQEIRNMNDKLNIPQGIKNYANGGVKADATGEPVMVSEAEFKEKLPTIAANAALDACTPENPRETKPEDFEKILTCCYYDEPVNF, from the coding sequence ATGGGCCGTTTTACCAACCCGCGTGATCTGTACTTTGGCGAGGGGTCTCGCCACGAGGTCAAGAACCTGAAGGGCAAGAAGGCCGTCATCGTGTCCGGCGGACACAGCATGCGTCGCGGCGGATTCCTTCAGGACATCCAGAAGGACCTGGAGGACGCCGGCTTCGAGGTGAAGCTGTTTGAGGGCGTCGAGTCCGACCCGTCCGTCGAGACCGTCATGAAGGGCGCCGCCTTCATGCAGGAGTTTGGCCCCGACTGGATCATCGCCATCGGCGGCGGCTCGCCGATTGACGCCGCGAAGGCCATGTGGATCAAGTACGAGTACCCCGAGTGCACCTTCGAGGACATGTGCAAGGTCTTTGGCATCCCCGAGCTGCGCCACAAGGCCCACTTCTGCGCGATCAGCTCTACCTCTGGCACCGCTACCGAGGTGACCGCGTTCAGCATCATCACGGACTACCACAAGGGCATCAAGTACCCGATCGCAGACTTCGAGATCACGCCTGACGTGGCCATCGTCGACCCCGAGCTGACCTACAGCATGCCTGCCAAGCTGTGTGCGCACACCGGCATGGACGCGCTGACCCACTGCCTCGAGGCGTACGTCTCGACCGCGGCCTCGATGTTCACCGATGCCGACGCCCTGCACGGCATCCGCGAGATTCACCACTGGCTGCCGATTTCCTACACCGGCGACAAGGAGGCCCGTCAGCACATGCACGAGGCGCAGTGCCTTGCCGGCATCGCGTTCTCTTCTGGCCTGCTGGGCATCGTGCACTCCATGGCGCACAAGACCGGTGCCGCCTTCGAGAACGGCCACATCATCCACGGCTGCGCGAACGCCATGTACCTGGGCAAGGCCATCCAGTGGAATTCCAAGGACTCCCGCGCCAAGGAGCGCTACGCGTACGTTGCCAAGGAGATCCTGCACCTGCCGGGCGAGACCGACGACCAGCTTGTTGACTCCCTGGTCCAGGAGATCCGCAACATGAACGACAAGCTGAACATTCCGCAGGGCATCAAGAACTACGCGAACGGCGGCGTGAAGGCCGACGCCACGGGCGAGCCCGTGATGGTCTCCGAGGCCGAGTTCAAGGAGAAGCTGCCGACGATCGCCGCGAACGCCGCGCTGGACGCCTGCACGCCCGAGAACCCGCGCGAGACGAAGCCCGAGGACTTCGAGAAGATCCTGACCTGCTGCTACTACGACGAGCCCGTGAACTTCTAG